In Variovorax paradoxus, a single genomic region encodes these proteins:
- a CDS encoding efflux transporter outer membrane subunit, with protein sequence MNFQAKNLVKPFRTALLPLMAALVLAGCATVPSGLPEIQTTAQFKEQGKDQGATPPAGFTRAVPSESQPRGAWWLAFNDPTLNALVEKADIHNNDIQAAAARLAEARALARTADADRLPQIGLGAGANRGAGLDKATASTRPATMTNIGATFSYEVDLFGRLSGASKAARLDAAGREALLQSTRLAVQAQTAQTYLQLRALDAERALVREQVEAYRDTLRLSQRREQAGDIAELDVARVQTEVSSTESDALALDRQRAQVEHALAVLVGDSASSFGLRTDEWSTVLPNIPAGVPSTVLMRRPDVSAAQSAVLAAQARVGVAQAAWFPDISLTGAAGYASPEIGDLFKWSARSWGVGALLSLPIFDGGRREAGVQGANAQLDGALASYRTQALVAFQEVEDQLAAIRILQEQSVVQAQAVTSAQRATSLSDTRYRNGYISQLDLLDARRSELRNRRQALQVKSAQYQAAVALVRAIGGGWDVPAPVASAPATGQAVAAR encoded by the coding sequence ATGAATTTCCAAGCAAAGAATCTGGTGAAGCCGTTTCGCACCGCCTTGCTGCCGCTGATGGCCGCCCTGGTGCTGGCCGGCTGCGCCACCGTGCCTTCGGGCCTGCCCGAAATCCAGACCACGGCCCAGTTCAAGGAACAGGGCAAGGACCAGGGCGCCACGCCGCCCGCCGGCTTCACGCGCGCCGTGCCTTCCGAGTCGCAGCCGCGCGGCGCCTGGTGGCTGGCGTTCAACGACCCGACGCTCAATGCGCTGGTCGAGAAGGCCGACATCCACAACAACGACATCCAGGCCGCCGCCGCGCGCCTGGCCGAGGCCCGCGCGCTGGCGCGCACCGCCGACGCCGACCGCCTGCCGCAGATCGGCCTGGGCGCCGGCGCCAACCGGGGCGCGGGGCTGGACAAGGCCACGGCCAGCACCCGGCCGGCCACGATGACCAACATCGGCGCCACGTTCTCGTACGAGGTCGATCTGTTCGGCCGTCTCTCGGGCGCCAGCAAAGCGGCCCGGCTCGACGCGGCCGGCCGCGAGGCGCTGCTGCAGAGCACCCGGCTCGCGGTGCAGGCGCAGACCGCGCAGACCTACCTGCAACTGCGCGCGCTCGACGCCGAACGCGCCCTGGTGCGCGAGCAGGTCGAGGCCTACCGCGACACGCTGCGCCTGTCGCAGCGCCGCGAGCAGGCCGGCGACATCGCCGAGCTCGACGTGGCGCGGGTGCAGACCGAGGTGTCGTCCACCGAGTCCGACGCGCTGGCGCTCGACCGGCAGCGCGCCCAGGTCGAGCATGCGCTGGCCGTGCTGGTGGGCGATTCGGCCTCCAGCTTCGGCCTGCGCACCGACGAGTGGTCGACCGTGCTGCCGAACATTCCGGCGGGCGTGCCTTCCACCGTGCTGATGCGCCGTCCCGACGTGTCGGCCGCCCAGAGCGCGGTGCTGGCCGCGCAGGCGCGCGTGGGCGTGGCGCAGGCCGCGTGGTTCCCCGACATTTCGCTGACCGGCGCCGCCGGCTACGCCTCGCCCGAGATCGGCGACCTGTTCAAGTGGTCGGCCCGCTCGTGGGGCGTGGGCGCGCTGCTGTCGCTGCCGATCTTCGACGGCGGCCGCCGCGAGGCCGGCGTGCAGGGCGCCAATGCCCAGCTCGACGGCGCGCTGGCCAGCTACCGCACGCAGGCGCTGGTCGCCTTCCAGGAGGTCGAAGACCAGCTGGCCGCCATCCGCATCCTGCAGGAGCAGTCGGTGGTGCAGGCGCAGGCCGTGACCTCGGCCCAGCGCGCGACCAGCCTGTCGGACACGCGCTATCGCAACGGCTACATCAGCCAGCTCGACCTGCTGGACGCGCGCCGCAGCGAACTGCGCAACCGCCGGCAGGCGCTGCAGGTGAAGTCCGCGCAATACCAGGCGGCGGTGGCCCTGGTCCGCGCGATCGGCGGGGGCTGGGACGTGCCGGCGCCCGTGGCGTCAGCGCCGGCCACCGGGCAGGCCGTGGCCGCACGCTGA
- a CDS encoding cobyric acid synthase — protein MSSKAKNGPARSVMVLGTTSGAGKSWLATALCRWYARRGLKVAPFKAQNMSNNARVVGGGEIGSAQYFQALAANAVPDVRMNPLLLKPERDTRSQVVLMGQVNEELSALPWRGRSERVWPRIARALDELRAENDVVVIEGAGSPAEINLMASDIVNMRIARHAQARCLLATDIDRGGAFAHLYGTWALLPEADRALLQGFVLNKFRGDAALLAPAPQQLQELTGVPTVATLPMWWQHGLPEEDGVFDDRSRASGTVTRTVAVVAYPRISNLDEFQALKNVPGVRLVWARTPADVAAADWIVLPGSKHTSGDLAWLRAQGLDRAVAAHAERGGAVLGICGGLQMLGEALVDPHGIDGNAPGLGLLPLVTVFAREKTVRHRTANFGELGGAWAALSDVPVAGYEIHHGQTAAHPQLAHDGQPVMPDGLAWQNARGNVLGIYMHGLFEDPGALHALFGASAPTLDATFDGLADFIDSHFDAGVLAGLIA, from the coding sequence ATGAGTTCAAAGGCGAAAAACGGGCCGGCGCGCAGCGTCATGGTTCTGGGCACCACCAGCGGGGCCGGCAAGAGCTGGCTGGCCACGGCGCTGTGCCGCTGGTACGCGCGGCGCGGCCTGAAGGTGGCGCCGTTCAAGGCGCAGAACATGAGCAACAACGCCCGCGTGGTGGGCGGCGGAGAAATCGGCAGCGCCCAGTATTTCCAGGCCCTGGCCGCCAACGCCGTGCCCGACGTGCGCATGAACCCGCTGCTGCTCAAGCCCGAGCGCGACACCCGCAGCCAGGTGGTGCTGATGGGGCAGGTGAACGAAGAACTCTCGGCCCTGCCGTGGCGCGGCCGCAGCGAGCGCGTCTGGCCCCGGATCGCCCGGGCGCTCGACGAGCTGCGCGCCGAGAACGACGTGGTGGTGATCGAAGGCGCCGGCTCGCCGGCGGAGATCAACCTCATGGCCAGCGACATCGTCAACATGCGCATCGCCCGCCATGCCCAGGCCCGCTGCCTGCTGGCGACCGACATCGACCGGGGCGGCGCCTTCGCCCACCTGTACGGCACCTGGGCGCTGCTGCCCGAGGCCGACCGGGCGCTGCTGCAGGGCTTCGTGCTCAACAAGTTCAGGGGCGACGCCGCATTGCTGGCGCCCGCGCCGCAACAGCTGCAGGAGCTGACCGGCGTGCCCACCGTGGCCACGCTGCCCATGTGGTGGCAGCACGGCCTGCCCGAGGAAGACGGCGTGTTCGACGACCGCAGCCGCGCGAGCGGCACCGTCACCCGCACGGTGGCGGTGGTGGCGTATCCGCGCATCAGCAACCTCGACGAATTCCAGGCGCTGAAGAACGTGCCGGGCGTGCGCCTGGTCTGGGCCCGCACGCCGGCCGACGTGGCGGCCGCCGACTGGATCGTGCTGCCCGGCTCCAAGCACACCAGCGGCGACCTGGCCTGGCTGCGCGCGCAGGGCCTCGACCGCGCCGTGGCCGCGCACGCCGAGCGCGGCGGCGCCGTGCTGGGCATCTGCGGCGGGCTGCAGATGCTGGGCGAGGCGCTGGTCGATCCGCACGGCATCGACGGCAACGCCCCGGGGCTTGGCCTGCTTCCGCTGGTGACGGTGTTCGCGCGCGAGAAGACGGTGCGCCACCGCACGGCCAACTTCGGCGAACTGGGCGGCGCCTGGGCCGCGTTGTCGGACGTGCCGGTGGCCGGCTACGAAATTCACCACGGCCAGACGGCCGCCCATCCGCAACTCGCGCACGACGGCCAGCCGGTGATGCCCGACGGGCTGGCCTGGCAGAACGCGCGCGGCAACGTGCTGGGTATTTATATGCACGGCCTGTTCGAGGACCCCGGCGCGCTTCATGCATTGTTCGGCGCCTCGGCGCCCACGCTGGACGCCACCTTCGACGGCCTGGCCGATTTCATCGACTCCCACTTCGACGCCGGCGTGTTGGCCGGACTGATCGCATGA
- the cobT gene encoding nicotinate-nucleotide--dimethylbenzimidazole phosphoribosyltransferase: MNNDNKLIPDIPDLADTALAVRLQSALDNKTKPLGALGRLEALALRIGLILGSELPQLEAPQMLVCAGDHGLAARGVSAYPSDVTWQMVENFLAGGAAVSVLARQHGLALTVVDCGVRRGFPPRPGLVSRRVAAGTADASAGPAMTAEQCAQAISNGRDVVRALPGNALLLGEMGIGNSSSAALLLSRLGGLRIDDCTGIGTGLDGAGLVRKREVLRQVLALHAGATAPLDALAAFGGFEIATLVGAVLQAAEERRVIVVDGFIASSAVLVAQALQPCVVQRCVAAHCSAEPGHLLLLEQLGLEPLLNLDLRLGEGSGGALAWPLLESACRILREMASFEAAGVSRKDA, from the coding sequence ATGAACAACGACAACAAGCTGATCCCCGACATCCCCGACTTGGCCGACACCGCGCTGGCGGTGCGCCTGCAGAGCGCGCTCGACAACAAGACCAAGCCGCTCGGCGCGCTGGGCCGGCTGGAGGCGCTGGCCCTGCGCATCGGACTGATCCTGGGCAGCGAGCTGCCGCAGCTCGAGGCACCGCAGATGCTGGTGTGCGCGGGCGACCACGGGCTGGCGGCGCGCGGCGTCTCGGCTTACCCGAGCGATGTGACCTGGCAGATGGTCGAGAACTTCCTGGCCGGCGGCGCGGCGGTGAGCGTGCTGGCGCGCCAGCACGGCCTGGCGCTGACTGTGGTCGACTGCGGTGTGCGGCGCGGCTTCCCGCCCCGGCCCGGCCTGGTCTCGCGCCGGGTAGCCGCGGGCACGGCCGACGCCTCGGCCGGCCCGGCCATGACCGCCGAGCAATGCGCCCAGGCCATCTCGAACGGCCGCGACGTGGTGCGGGCGCTGCCCGGCAATGCCTTGCTGCTGGGCGAGATGGGCATCGGCAACAGCTCGTCGGCCGCGCTGCTGCTGTCGCGACTGGGTGGGCTGCGCATCGACGACTGCACCGGCATCGGCACCGGGCTCGACGGCGCGGGGCTGGTGCGCAAGCGCGAGGTGCTGCGCCAGGTGCTGGCGCTGCATGCGGGCGCGACGGCGCCGCTGGACGCGCTGGCCGCTTTCGGGGGCTTCGAGATCGCCACGCTGGTCGGGGCGGTGCTGCAGGCCGCCGAGGAGCGGCGCGTGATCGTGGTCGACGGCTTCATCGCCAGTTCGGCCGTGCTGGTGGCGCAGGCCCTGCAGCCGTGCGTGGTGCAGCGCTGCGTGGCGGCGCATTGTTCGGCCGAGCCCGGGCACCTGCTGCTGCTGGAGCAACTGGGCCTGGAGCCGCTGCTGAATCTCGACCTGCGGCTGGGCGAAGGCTCGGGCGGTGCGCTGGCCTGGCCGCTGCTCGAATCGGCCTGCCGCATCCTGCGCGAGATGGCGAGCTTCGAGGCCGCGGGCGTGTCGCGCAAGGACGCATGA
- a CDS encoding adenosylcobinamide-GDP ribazoletransferase, translating into MSGIRHFLLALQFFTRVPVTGPLADWVGFSPQMLRASAAHLPGIGWVVGAVAALVFTGVGMGLPGVAGALAAAVLSTVATVMLTGAFHEDGLADVADGLGGSARRERALEIMKDSRIGAFGAVALVLALGLKFALLAALAARGLQSVAIAIVGAHVLSRLMPLFLIRWLPYVGDSGASKAKPLADAISGGALLIAVVWTLPAVALLLLAHDAVHVGAAVLVALLAAGWMARLFMRRLQGFTGDGLGATQQVCELAIYLALAWHA; encoded by the coding sequence ATGAGCGGGATTCGCCATTTCCTGCTGGCGCTTCAGTTCTTCACGCGGGTGCCGGTGACGGGCCCGCTCGCGGACTGGGTCGGCTTCAGTCCGCAGATGCTGCGCGCGAGCGCCGCGCACCTGCCGGGCATCGGCTGGGTGGTGGGCGCCGTGGCGGCGCTGGTCTTCACGGGCGTGGGCATGGGGCTGCCCGGCGTGGCGGGCGCGCTGGCGGCGGCGGTGCTGAGCACGGTCGCCACGGTGATGCTCACCGGCGCCTTCCACGAAGACGGGCTGGCCGACGTGGCCGACGGGCTGGGCGGCTCGGCCCGGCGAGAGCGCGCGCTGGAAATCATGAAGGACTCGCGCATCGGTGCCTTCGGCGCGGTGGCGCTGGTGCTGGCGCTGGGCCTGAAGTTCGCGCTGCTCGCCGCGCTGGCGGCGCGCGGGCTGCAGTCGGTGGCCATCGCCATCGTCGGCGCGCATGTGCTGTCGCGGCTGATGCCGCTGTTTTTGATCCGCTGGCTGCCCTACGTGGGCGACAGCGGCGCGAGCAAGGCCAAGCCGCTGGCGGACGCGATCAGCGGCGGCGCGCTGCTCATCGCCGTGGTGTGGACCTTGCCCGCCGTAGCCTTGCTGCTGCTGGCGCACGACGCCGTGCACGTCGGCGCGGCGGTGCTCGTTGCTCTGTTGGCGGCGGGCTGGATGGCGCGGCTCTTCATGCGGCGGCTGCAGGGCTTCACGGGCGACGGGCTGGGCGCGACCCAGCAGGTCTGCGAGCTCGCGATCTACCTGGCGCTGGCCTGGCACGCATGA
- a CDS encoding histidine phosphatase family protein — MSTLWLQRHAPVVAEPGLCYGATDLEAHADATLDAARRIAKLLPAGTMLCSSPLRRCAALADAIAALRPDLPLRRDARLAEMDFGAWEGRPWSAIPREDFDAWTADFADLRVGGHGESVRDFMSRIAEAHDEWLGQPRDTLWVTHSGVLRAVTLLRRGIRCPAVADDWPGGEMPFGGWLTFEHPPSG; from the coding sequence ATGAGCACGCTCTGGCTCCAGCGCCATGCGCCGGTGGTGGCCGAACCCGGCCTCTGCTACGGCGCGACCGACCTCGAAGCCCATGCCGACGCCACGCTCGACGCCGCCCGTCGCATCGCGAAGCTGCTGCCCGCCGGGACGATGCTGTGCAGCTCGCCCCTGCGGCGCTGCGCCGCGCTGGCCGACGCCATCGCCGCGCTGCGGCCCGATCTGCCGCTGCGGCGCGACGCCCGGCTGGCCGAGATGGATTTCGGTGCCTGGGAAGGCCGGCCCTGGTCCGCGATTCCGCGCGAAGACTTCGATGCCTGGACCGCCGACTTCGCGGACCTGCGCGTGGGCGGCCACGGCGAAAGCGTGCGCGACTTCATGTCGCGCATTGCCGAGGCGCACGACGAATGGCTGGGGCAGCCGCGCGACACGCTGTGGGTCACGCATTCCGGGGTGCTGCGCGCGGTGACGCTGCTGCGGCGCGGCATCCGCTGCCCGGCGGTGGCGGACGACTGGCCCGGCGGCGAGATGCCGTTCGGCGGCTGGCTGACTTTCGAGCATCCGCCTTCCGGCTGA
- a CDS encoding LuxR C-terminal-related transcriptional regulator, translating into MQQPDLSPGATALRTRSRRLLVRQGLLDRLAAPGARRCVVLRAPAGFGKSSLLLTWQRELVSADTDIAWVRLADVPEGDLHFMTALMAALGGIDAAIPRQAVAHARPDAYAIERLVIALVRGIAAQGRKVVLIVDDVHCAQSENVLHALQLLVEYAPPNLLCVFASQDDLPMTLAHAPASKAVLELRNDDLRFSLPESIDYLCMRLPDLDERAASAIHRLTEGWPALLRLASADVRRRRGVQSSPLVHGVPDPEPFAAYFHDHVFSRLSETQLRLLTCCAASTRFNAPLCADLAGAGFTPALCAELLEPLAREGLLSAVPEAHEPPEPLDAPDAAPPRERWWYMHPLLRSVLLTRFAARPEAERLRVHATACQSFAVRGMHHQAVRHALAAGNRETAARLAERGASALFTQGRMTEMIALVRQLDTQTIGDNANLALWMAWVELADYRLDDCARSIELLRAQAGDIAPAMRYRLTLLGCLLAIRNDDNDALSRLLPELLAPPPGADDFALAGRRNVLTWLYLHRGEFEQARRIQRDEPTPRVDGEPVVGTLFGSLVGRCLVGLSYAVEGQMHRAERIYRQVLSEAQERGARCAEAERLTAQLLVEVLYEQQGPLAAARFIQEQLGTHDGLIPDTALRMIIVSNRAQQAAGRWREALEHLAQAGSFLGRFGMDRALACVLLEQLRIQLASDDAEAARASLQELEVLHGRHPGVEPGTLRRIADIVERARICMAMHDGDLLPTLAKIETLSHRYGQRGQVGFVAALQLQAAEVERRLGRAEASRARVCAALRLGHRLGLLSTLLGAHDNALALIRTVATIPNLDPVLSFFIERIEALAQLQSDARAEPPPVPRFRDDRRLSRLLTLREAEIAELLLQSLPNKKIALTLGLSLDTVKWHLKNIYMKLDAHGRGAVAERMRLELERDDGDK; encoded by the coding sequence ATGCAGCAACCCGATCTCTCCCCCGGCGCGACGGCACTGCGCACCCGCAGCCGCCGGCTGCTGGTCCGCCAGGGCCTGCTCGACCGGCTGGCGGCGCCGGGCGCGCGCCGCTGCGTCGTGCTGCGGGCGCCCGCCGGCTTCGGCAAGAGTTCGCTGCTGCTCACCTGGCAGCGCGAGCTGGTTTCGGCCGACACCGACATCGCCTGGGTCCGGCTCGCCGACGTTCCCGAGGGCGACCTGCATTTCATGACCGCCCTGATGGCGGCTCTGGGCGGCATCGACGCCGCCATCCCCAGGCAGGCCGTGGCCCACGCCCGCCCCGACGCCTACGCCATCGAGCGGCTGGTCATCGCACTGGTGCGCGGCATTGCGGCGCAGGGCCGCAAGGTGGTGCTGATCGTGGACGACGTGCACTGCGCGCAGAGCGAGAACGTGCTGCACGCGCTGCAACTGCTCGTCGAGTACGCGCCGCCCAACCTGCTGTGCGTGTTCGCCAGCCAGGACGACCTGCCGATGACGCTGGCGCACGCCCCGGCCTCCAAGGCCGTGCTGGAGCTGCGCAACGACGACCTGCGCTTCAGCCTGCCTGAGTCGATCGACTACCTCTGCATGCGCCTGCCCGACCTCGACGAGCGCGCCGCCTCCGCGATCCACCGGCTCACAGAGGGCTGGCCGGCCCTGCTGCGACTGGCCAGCGCCGACGTGCGGCGGCGGCGCGGCGTGCAGTCGTCGCCGCTGGTGCACGGCGTGCCCGACCCCGAGCCCTTTGCCGCGTACTTTCACGACCACGTCTTTTCCCGTCTCTCGGAAACGCAGCTGCGCCTGCTCACCTGCTGCGCCGCCTCCACTCGCTTCAACGCGCCGCTGTGCGCCGACCTGGCGGGCGCCGGCTTCACCCCCGCCCTGTGCGCCGAGCTGCTGGAACCGCTGGCGCGCGAAGGCCTGCTGTCCGCCGTGCCGGAAGCGCACGAGCCGCCCGAACCGCTCGACGCCCCGGACGCCGCGCCGCCCCGCGAGCGCTGGTGGTACATGCACCCGCTGCTGCGCAGCGTGCTGCTGACGCGCTTCGCGGCCCGGCCCGAAGCCGAGCGCCTGCGGGTGCATGCCACGGCCTGCCAGTCGTTCGCGGTTCGCGGCATGCACCACCAGGCCGTGCGGCATGCGCTGGCGGCCGGCAATCGCGAGACGGCAGCCCGGCTGGCCGAGCGCGGCGCGTCGGCGCTGTTCACCCAGGGCCGGATGACCGAGATGATCGCGCTGGTGCGCCAGCTCGACACCCAGACCATCGGCGACAACGCCAATCTCGCTCTCTGGATGGCCTGGGTCGAACTGGCCGACTACCGCCTCGACGACTGCGCCCGCAGCATCGAGCTGCTGCGGGCGCAGGCGGGCGACATTGCGCCGGCCATGCGCTACCGGCTGACGCTGCTGGGCTGCCTGCTCGCCATCCGCAACGACGACAACGACGCGCTCTCGCGGCTGCTGCCCGAGCTGCTGGCGCCGCCGCCGGGCGCCGACGACTTCGCGCTGGCAGGCCGCCGCAACGTGCTGACCTGGCTCTACCTGCACCGCGGCGAGTTCGAGCAGGCGCGGCGCATCCAGCGCGACGAGCCGACGCCCCGGGTCGACGGCGAGCCCGTGGTCGGCACCCTGTTCGGGTCGCTGGTGGGCCGCTGCCTCGTGGGCCTGTCGTATGCCGTCGAGGGCCAGATGCACCGCGCCGAGCGCATCTACCGCCAGGTGCTGAGCGAAGCGCAGGAGCGCGGCGCGCGCTGCGCCGAGGCCGAGCGGCTGACCGCCCAGCTGCTGGTCGAGGTGCTCTACGAGCAGCAGGGCCCGCTGGCCGCCGCGCGCTTCATCCAGGAACAGCTGGGCACGCACGACGGCCTGATTCCCGACACCGCCCTGCGCATGATCATCGTGTCGAACCGCGCGCAGCAGGCGGCCGGCCGCTGGCGCGAGGCGCTGGAGCATCTGGCGCAGGCCGGGAGCTTCCTGGGGCGCTTCGGCATGGACCGCGCGCTGGCCTGCGTGCTGCTGGAGCAACTCAGGATCCAGCTGGCGAGCGACGACGCCGAAGCAGCACGGGCGTCGTTGCAGGAACTGGAAGTGCTGCACGGCCGTCACCCGGGCGTCGAGCCCGGCACCCTCCGGCGCATCGCCGACATCGTGGAGCGGGCGCGCATCTGCATGGCGATGCACGACGGCGACCTTCTGCCCACGCTGGCGAAGATCGAAACCCTCTCCCACCGCTACGGACAACGCGGACAGGTCGGCTTCGTCGCCGCCCTCCAGCTCCAGGCGGCCGAGGTCGAGCGCAGGCTCGGGCGCGCCGAAGCGTCGCGGGCACGCGTGTGCGCCGCCCTGCGCCTGGGCCACCGGCTGGGGCTGCTGTCCACCCTGCTGGGCGCGCACGACAACGCGCTGGCGCTGATCCGCACGGTGGCCACGATTCCCAACCTCGACCCGGTGCTGTCGTTCTTCATCGAGCGCATCGAGGCCCTGGCGCAGTTGCAGAGCGACGCGCGCGCCGAGCCGCCGCCGGTGCCGCGCTTTCGGGACGACCGCCGGCTGAGCCGCCTGCTCACGCTGCGCGAAGCCGAGATCGCCGAGCTGCTGCTGCAGTCGCTGCCGAACAAGAAGATCGCGCTCACGCTCGGCCTGTCGCTGGACACGGTCAAGTGGCACCTGAAGAACATCTACATGAAGCTGGACGCCCACGGGCGCGGCGCCGTCGCCGAGCGCATGCGGCTCGAGCTGGAACGCGACGACGGCGACAAGTAG
- a CDS encoding methyl-accepting chemotaxis protein codes for MLDLSNLRIGARLGLGFALLLLLQLVITGIGLREMAHLSERIAFATEVGQRKLDELNNVQSAIGKRAIAARNLALVSDSAAQKGDIELVGSSQREIDGGLQSLATVMADPAASTPEERQMLEKLRALEAQYLPIAKNVVGLATSHQTDAAVKVLTQECMPLLNQVLAHVAAFQAQLKKSADESTASTQAAYQRAKWMIVWISCASLVGGLLLAFRMTRSITRPLGQAVTVAQQVASGDLTARIEVGDSSESGMLMRALRSMNDELAKVVGQVRDGTDSIATASSQIASGNRDLSSRTEAQASSLEQTAASMQELTSTVKQNADNARLANQLADSASQVASRGGAVVDQVVEKMASINASSRKVVEIIGVIDGISFQTNILALNAAVEAARAGEQGRGFAVVASEVRSLAQRSAAAAKEIKTLIGDSVDEVDAGSTLVNEAGKTMEEIMGSVRRVTDIMAEITAASQEQSAGIEQVNDAIKQMDRTTQQNAALVEQASAAAQSMNDQAAGLVHAVRMFKLA; via the coding sequence ATGCTCGATCTTTCGAATCTCAGGATTGGCGCCCGTCTCGGGCTGGGTTTTGCGCTGTTGCTGCTGCTGCAGCTGGTCATCACCGGCATCGGCCTGCGCGAGATGGCGCATCTTTCGGAGCGCATCGCCTTTGCGACCGAGGTCGGCCAGCGCAAGCTCGACGAACTCAACAACGTGCAGTCCGCCATCGGCAAGCGGGCCATCGCGGCGCGCAACCTGGCGCTGGTGAGCGACTCGGCCGCGCAGAAAGGCGACATCGAACTCGTCGGGAGCTCCCAGCGCGAGATCGACGGCGGGCTGCAGAGCCTGGCCACCGTGATGGCCGACCCCGCCGCCTCGACCCCCGAGGAACGCCAGATGCTCGAAAAGCTGCGCGCGCTGGAGGCGCAGTACCTGCCCATCGCCAAGAACGTGGTCGGGCTCGCCACCTCGCACCAGACCGACGCGGCCGTCAAGGTGCTGACGCAGGAGTGCATGCCGCTGCTGAACCAGGTGCTGGCGCATGTGGCGGCCTTCCAGGCGCAGCTGAAGAAAAGCGCCGACGAGAGCACCGCGTCGACTCAGGCCGCGTACCAGCGCGCCAAGTGGATGATCGTGTGGATCAGTTGCGCCTCGCTGGTCGGCGGGCTGCTGCTGGCCTTTCGCATGACGCGCTCGATCACGCGGCCCCTTGGGCAGGCGGTAACGGTGGCGCAGCAGGTGGCTTCGGGCGACCTGACGGCGCGCATCGAGGTGGGGGATTCCTCGGAGTCGGGCATGCTGATGCGCGCGCTGCGCTCCATGAACGACGAGCTGGCCAAGGTGGTGGGGCAGGTGCGCGACGGCACCGATTCGATCGCCACGGCGTCGAGCCAGATCGCCTCGGGCAACCGCGACCTGTCTTCGCGCACCGAGGCGCAGGCCAGCTCGCTGGAGCAGACGGCGGCGTCCATGCAGGAGCTGACCTCCACCGTCAAGCAGAACGCCGACAACGCGCGGCTGGCCAACCAGCTGGCCGACTCGGCCTCGCAGGTGGCGTCGCGCGGCGGCGCGGTGGTGGACCAGGTGGTGGAGAAGATGGCGTCCATCAACGCCTCGTCGCGCAAGGTGGTGGAGATCATCGGCGTGATCGACGGCATCTCTTTCCAGACCAACATCCTCGCGCTGAACGCTGCGGTGGAGGCCGCGCGCGCCGGCGAGCAGGGGCGCGGCTTCGCGGTGGTGGCCTCGGAGGTGCGCAGCCTGGCGCAGCGCTCGGCGGCGGCGGCGAAGGAAATCAAGACGCTGATCGGCGACTCGGTGGACGAGGTCGACGCGGGCAGCACGCTGGTCAATGAAGCCGGCAAGACCATGGAAGAGATCATGGGCAGCGTGCGGCGGGTGACGGACATCATGGCCGAGATCACCGCGGCCAGCCAGGAGCAGTCGGCCGGTATCGAGCAGGTGAACGACGCCATCAAGCAGATGGACCGCACCACGCAGCAGAACGCGGCGCTGGTCGAGCAGGCCTCGGCCGCCGCGCAGTCGATGAACGATCAGGCCGCGGGCCTGGTGCATGCGGTGCGCATGTTCAAGCTGGCCTGA
- a CDS encoding Ivy family c-type lysozyme inhibitor, with translation MKKPPSRTLLATVLLGMAVCVPAVSWSQAASPGLPADAMAQYGGRWSTDCANAAAPTVQVHPDMLIAASGKRRVVGTAPQTAHSFFGNSPPPANFDVALMSTVGKAGAMTFLVYREARGQSITLDAEKPVAGQLGPDMMKLRYWRCDGAARAAPPPAEAAAPAKQPAPPTGSPAALAQGPAMQKAWRAALGTRETDRWLVRREGPAPEPQWVTVDGTRYLLHAFCKPHDCYDNNAIALYDQGSGRIYGLVQRNGKNRLVGTPPAALAPQLDKLWREQWRQKN, from the coding sequence ATGAAGAAGCCCCCGTCCCGCACGCTCCTGGCCACCGTCCTGCTCGGCATGGCCGTCTGCGTGCCGGCCGTGTCGTGGTCGCAGGCCGCTTCGCCCGGCCTGCCCGCCGATGCGATGGCGCAGTACGGCGGGCGCTGGTCGACCGACTGCGCCAACGCGGCCGCGCCCACCGTGCAGGTGCACCCTGACATGCTGATCGCCGCCAGCGGCAAGCGCCGCGTGGTCGGCACGGCGCCGCAGACGGCCCACAGCTTCTTCGGCAACAGCCCTCCGCCCGCCAACTTCGACGTGGCGCTGATGAGCACCGTGGGCAAGGCCGGCGCCATGACCTTCCTGGTCTACCGCGAGGCGCGCGGCCAGTCGATCACGCTGGACGCGGAGAAGCCCGTCGCCGGCCAGCTCGGCCCCGACATGATGAAGTTGCGCTACTGGCGCTGCGACGGCGCCGCGCGCGCCGCGCCGCCGCCGGCCGAAGCCGCGGCGCCCGCGAAGCAACCCGCCCCGCCCACCGGCAGCCCCGCCGCGCTGGCCCAGGGCCCGGCCATGCAGAAGGCCTGGCGCGCCGCGCTCGGCACGCGCGAGACCGACCGCTGGCTGGTGCGCCGCGAAGGCCCGGCGCCCGAGCCCCAATGGGTGACGGTCGACGGCACGCGCTACCTGCTGCATGCCTTCTGCAAGCCGCACGACTGCTACGACAACAACGCCATCGCCCTGTACGACCAGGGCTCGGGCCGCATCTACGGCCTGGTGCAGCGCAACGGCAAGAACCGTCTCGTGGGCACGCCGCCCGCGGCGCTCGCGCCCCAGCTCGACAAGCTCTGGCGCGAGCAGTGGCGCCAGAAGAACTGA